A region from the Metopolophium dirhodum isolate CAU chromosome 9, ASM1992520v1, whole genome shotgun sequence genome encodes:
- the LOC132952941 gene encoding uncharacterized protein LOC132952941, producing the protein MLEMKCLLIISLVVFVTVVISDTGKPLFLPNFPVGKYRLNFLALIRCASVRLNNKIKYELYLSKKSANTTEILGNITHLVAVDDSFNMEFDFAIKDSIGGWKDNAYIHKSPKACTSLKMFFGGAWTTIMDGLGIYNATCPIPVGFYKGSGLDTADFMLTNFPKTFFYGTYRFTGYFTKNNEVYGCFTLVVEVKRPWEFD; encoded by the exons ATGTTAGAGATGAAGTGTTTGTTAATAATTAGTCTTGTGGTTTTTGTAACTGTTGTTATTTCAGATACAGGTAAACCTTTGTTTTTACCAAACTTCCCAGTT GGTAAATACCGGCTTAATTTTTTAGCACTAATTCGTTGTGCTTCTGTCCGgctgaataataaaataaaatatgaattgtatCTTAGTAAAAAATCTGCCAATACCACAGAAATTCTAGGAAACATAACACATTTAGTAGCAGTTGATGATTCCTTTAAT atGGAATTCGATTTTGCGATAAAAGATTCTATTGGTGGTTGGAAGGATAATgcttatattcataaatcaccCAAAGCTTGCACGTCACTTAAAATGTTCTTTGGAGGTGCTTGGACTACAATCATGGATGGTCTAGGAATCTACAATGCCACTTGTCCTATTCCCGTG GGTTTTTATAAAGGATCTGGCTTAGATACTGCTGATTTCATGTTAACCAATTTTCCcaagacatttttttacggAACATACAGATTTACTGGttattttaccaaaaacaaTGAAGTCTATGGTTGTTTTACTTTAGTTGTAGAGGTGAAGCGACCTTGGGAATTTGATTGA